The Celeribacter marinus genome window below encodes:
- a CDS encoding rhomboid family intramembrane serine protease, whose translation MFPIRDHNPSRRPALVTYTLMALNIAVFLAMWPSYSNDAAISRIYMDWAMVPARISSGDGFYTLITSMFMHGGFMHIAGNMLFLWIFGDNLEDEMGHLKYLGFYLLCGIAAALAQYIAAPMEWVPMVGASGAIAGVMGGYLLLFPKAKVDVLFIFVIFFKVIPLPAWIMLGVWFGLQIFGGFGAANSGVAYLAHVGGFVAGLLLAAPEWRRLGGTAYWARTHGHPPHSEARYRFQTSRVPVVRRSK comes from the coding sequence ATGTTTCCAATCCGCGATCATAACCCGTCCCGCCGCCCCGCGCTTGTCACTTACACATTGATGGCGCTCAACATTGCCGTGTTTTTGGCGATGTGGCCGAGCTATAGCAATGATGCCGCGATTTCGCGGATTTACATGGACTGGGCGATGGTGCCCGCGCGCATTTCATCGGGAGACGGGTTTTATACCCTTATCACATCGATGTTCATGCACGGCGGCTTTATGCACATCGCGGGCAACATGCTATTTTTGTGGATTTTCGGGGACAACCTCGAAGATGAGATGGGGCATCTGAAATATCTGGGGTTCTATCTCTTGTGCGGGATTGCCGCAGCGCTTGCCCAATATATCGCCGCCCCGATGGAATGGGTGCCAATGGTGGGCGCATCCGGCGCGATTGCTGGCGTCATGGGCGGCTATTTGCTTTTGTTTCCAAAGGCAAAGGTCGACGTTTTATTTATCTTTGTGATCTTTTTCAAAGTCATCCCACTGCCCGCGTGGATCATGCTTGGCGTTTGGTTTGGACTGCAAATTTTCGGGGGATTTGGCGCAGCGAACAGTGGCGTGGCCTATCTCGCCCATGTTGGTGGCTTTGTCGCAGGGCTTTTGTTGGCAGCGCCAGAATGGCGGCGCTTGGGCGGGACGGCCTATTGGGCGCGCACGCACGGGCACCCACCGCACTCCGAGGCCCGTTACAGGTTTCAAACCTCGCGCGTGCCCGTGGTGCGTCGATCAAAGTGA
- the metF gene encoding methylenetetrahydrofolate reductase [NAD(P)H] encodes MTAAPNISFEFFPPKNIEACFSLFETVQALEGMNPGFVSVTYGAGGTTRELTHDAVALLHRKYGWNVAAHLTCVNATRAETLAIAESYKAVGVNEIVALRGDPPKDAGKFTPAKDGFANSVELIAALKETGNFKIRVGAYPDPHPDASDENADITWLKKKFEAGADSAITQFFFAPETFFRFRDRCADAGITGKIIPGILPITSWKGVQKFAASCGTPLPAHYAEAFEATDDARKLSIELCTQLCQSLINEGVEDLHFYTLNRPHLSKAICANLGVAGA; translated from the coding sequence ATGACCGCCGCACCAAATATCTCGTTCGAGTTCTTTCCTCCTAAGAACATCGAAGCATGCTTTAGCCTTTTTGAGACCGTGCAGGCGCTTGAGGGCATGAACCCCGGATTTGTGTCTGTGACCTACGGCGCGGGCGGCACGACCCGCGAATTGACCCATGACGCGGTGGCGCTTTTGCACCGCAAGTACGGATGGAACGTGGCCGCGCACCTGACCTGTGTGAACGCGACACGCGCCGAAACCCTTGCGATTGCCGAGAGTTACAAGGCGGTGGGTGTCAATGAAATCGTGGCCCTGCGCGGCGATCCGCCAAAAGATGCGGGCAAATTCACGCCAGCCAAAGACGGCTTTGCCAATTCGGTCGAACTGATCGCGGCCCTCAAAGAGACGGGCAATTTCAAAATCCGCGTTGGCGCCTACCCAGATCCGCACCCCGATGCCAGCGACGAGAACGCAGACATCACTTGGCTCAAAAAGAAATTCGAAGCGGGCGCAGATTCGGCCATTACCCAGTTTTTCTTTGCCCCCGAAACGTTCTTTCGCTTTCGCGACCGTTGTGCAGATGCGGGGATCACGGGCAAAATCATTCCTGGCATATTGCCCATCACAAGCTGGAAGGGCGTGCAAAAATTCGCGGCCTCCTGCGGCACCCCCCTACCCGCGCATTACGCCGAGGCGTTCGAGGCCACCGATGACGCGCGCAAACTGTCCATCGAGCTGTGCACCCAATTGTGCCAAAGCCTCATCAACGAGGGCGTCGAGGATTTGCACTTTTACACGCTCAACCGTCCACACCTGTCCAAAGCGATCTGCGCTAACTTGGGCGTTGCGGGGGCGTAG
- a CDS encoding LysR family transcriptional regulator produces MHLEFRHLRTIKAIHEAGGLARAADRLNITQSALSHQVKGLEDQAGLELFVRRSKPLKLSAAGMKLLALAEDVLPRIEALEAEFANIEDGTAGRLHIAIECHACFDWLMPVLDQFRKVWPEIDVDIRMRLAFGALPALMKEEVDLVISSDPDPIDGATFVPLFDYAPMCVMSAKNPLAAKAFVEAEDFRDQTLFTYPMDRARLDVFKELLTPAGVEPSHVRQVELTDVILMLVASNRGVAVMPDWVMRDIRDHPDYAVRPLTATGRTRRLYAAVRDDDATKPYMANLIRIAKTEAVKLQRGGGGGYRR; encoded by the coding sequence ATGCATCTCGAATTTCGACATCTGCGGACCATAAAGGCGATCCATGAGGCGGGGGGATTGGCGCGTGCGGCCGATCGGCTCAACATCACGCAATCGGCCCTGTCGCATCAGGTCAAAGGCCTTGAGGATCAGGCGGGCTTGGAACTGTTCGTGCGCCGCTCCAAGCCGCTCAAACTGTCGGCTGCGGGGATGAAATTACTGGCCTTGGCCGAGGATGTCTTGCCCCGTATCGAGGCGTTGGAGGCGGAGTTCGCCAATATCGAGGATGGCACCGCAGGGCGGTTGCACATCGCGATTGAGTGTCACGCCTGTTTCGACTGGTTGATGCCCGTTCTGGATCAGTTTCGCAAAGTATGGCCCGAGATCGACGTCGACATCCGCATGCGCCTTGCCTTTGGAGCTTTGCCCGCGCTGATGAAAGAGGAGGTCGATCTGGTCATCTCCTCCGACCCTGACCCGATTGATGGCGCAACCTTTGTCCCGCTGTTCGATTACGCGCCGATGTGTGTGATGTCCGCGAAAAACCCGCTCGCGGCCAAAGCGTTCGTCGAGGCCGAGGACTTTCGGGATCAAACACTGTTCACCTACCCGATGGACCGTGCGCGCCTTGATGTGTTCAAAGAGCTGTTGACCCCCGCAGGGGTGGAGCCATCGCATGTGCGTCAGGTCGAGTTGACGGATGTGATTTTGATGCTTGTGGCGTCAAACCGTGGCGTGGCCGTTATGCCCGACTGGGTGATGCGCGATATTCGTGACCATCCCGACTACGCCGTGCGCCCGCTGACGGCCACGGGCCGCACCCGCCGCTTGTATGCCGCCGTGCGTGACGATGACGCGACAAAGCCGTATATGGCGAACCTGATCCGCATCGCAAAAACCGAAGCTGTGAAACTTCAACGCGGCGGCGGGGGTGGATATCGACGGTGA
- a CDS encoding DUF2235 domain-containing protein, with the protein MPHSNALLQRFRQLFSIRPRIRVSGAARARGPVTHLIILDGTMSSLEEGFETNAGLTYRLATQTADDANMIVRYEAGIQMNTWRDARDVIEGRGINKQIKRVYGALASRYHPGDRIYLMGYSRGAYAVRSLAGFIDKVGLIKAQHATEQNITVAYRHYQTGPTLAPSQAFRAAYCHDTTPIEFLGVWDTVAAVGLQFPVIWRFSSVFHAFHDLYPPRSAKFVYHALSAHESRGAYAPVMFETNPDMPDQHLQQMWFRGSHGDVGGQLSGYVPARKLSNTTLVWMLDKAEMAGLVLPKGWRSRYLADPYAPSVGSRRGWGKFFLMRRKRTIGTDPSELRHPSLDA; encoded by the coding sequence TTGCCGCACAGTAACGCGCTTCTTCAACGCTTTCGCCAGCTCTTTTCGATCCGTCCACGCATCCGTGTTTCGGGTGCGGCGCGTGCGCGTGGCCCTGTCACACACCTGATCATTCTCGATGGCACGATGTCCTCGCTTGAGGAGGGGTTCGAGACCAACGCGGGCTTAACGTATCGACTGGCCACGCAAACCGCCGATGACGCCAACATGATCGTGCGCTATGAGGCGGGCATCCAGATGAACACATGGCGCGATGCGCGTGACGTCATCGAGGGCCGTGGGATCAACAAGCAAATCAAACGTGTCTACGGCGCGCTTGCCTCGCGCTATCATCCCGGTGACCGGATCTATCTGATGGGCTATTCGCGCGGAGCCTACGCCGTGCGCTCGCTTGCGGGCTTCATCGACAAAGTCGGCCTGATCAAGGCCCAGCATGCCACCGAACAAAACATCACGGTCGCCTACCGACACTACCAAACGGGTCCAACGCTTGCCCCGTCACAGGCGTTTCGCGCTGCGTATTGTCACGACACGACACCAATAGAATTCTTGGGCGTGTGGGACACTGTTGCGGCCGTTGGTCTACAGTTTCCGGTGATCTGGCGGTTTAGCTCGGTGTTTCACGCTTTTCACGACCTCTATCCGCCGCGCAGTGCAAAGTTCGTCTATCATGCCCTATCTGCGCACGAGAGCCGTGGTGCCTATGCCCCTGTGATGTTCGAGACAAATCCGGACATGCCCGATCAACACCTCCAACAGATGTGGTTTCGCGGCTCGCACGGCGATGTCGGCGGGCAGTTGAGCGGCTATGTCCCCGCCCGCAAATTGTCGAATACCACGCTTGTGTGGATGCTTGATAAGGCGGAGATGGCGGGACTTGTCCTGCCAAAAGGCTGGCGGTCACGCTATCTGGCCGACCCATATGCGCCCTCAGTCGGTTCGCGGCGCGGATGGGGAAAATTCTTCCTCATGCGCCGCAAACGGACCATCGGCACCGACCCATCGGAACTGCGCCACCCGTCCTTGGACGCGTGA
- a CDS encoding xanthine dehydrogenase family protein molybdopterin-binding subunit encodes MDKFGKSQPVKRREDTRFLTGRGRYVDDIAPEGSAVAYILRSPVAHAEITELDVSDARDAEGVLAVLTFDDLAQIGLHPYQKGEVITNADGTPAADPKRPILAEGRVRYVGEPIACVIAETLAQAKDAAELIAFDFDDLPVHVGLETGGPQIHDEAPENIAYDYEKGDGASVAAVMATAAHRVTVPVMDNRVLIVPMEPRGAFAEWGDDGRVHLCFGGQGVWGMKDDLADNLGIDRERVRITNPDVGGGFGLKGMPFPEYFMIAAASKHIARPVRWMSERTEGMLSDHAGRDLISTCELGFDADHKLIAYSVDTISNLGAYNSHYGQPIQSELFEKVLMGTYDCQAAFLRVRGIYTNTSLVDAYRGAGRPEAIFALERAMDQAARELGVDPVTLRRKNFIAADAFPYRTATGELYDVGDFNKVMDRGLAEADWDGFAARKAASEAAGKLRGRGLCYYIESILGDPDEWAHVEFRDDGGVNLYVGTQSNGQGHETVYAQFLADQTGIPAALIDVIQGDSDRIPSGGGTGGSRSVTTQNNATLKTVGTLVTDMSAFLKAEFGGEVTFDDERFRVEGTNETPTMLEAAALARDKGRDDLLSVREQAEIEGRSYPNGCHIAEVEIDPETGETKVVKYSVVDDFGNLINPMLAEGQVHGGVAQGIGQALTEMCVYDDEGQLVTASFMDYAMPRADDMPFVKFVSEPVPSTHNVMGMKGCGEAGTVGALAAVANAVADTLWPLGVRRIDMPFTPQKVWRAVNGAKESEQFAAQ; translated from the coding sequence ATGGATAAGTTCGGAAAAAGCCAACCCGTGAAACGCCGCGAAGACACGCGTTTTTTGACCGGACGTGGACGCTACGTCGATGATATCGCCCCTGAGGGGTCAGCCGTTGCTTATATTCTGCGCTCGCCCGTGGCCCACGCCGAGATCACCGAACTAGATGTGTCGGATGCCCGTGACGCCGAGGGCGTGTTGGCGGTTTTGACATTTGACGATCTGGCACAGATTGGCCTGCATCCCTATCAAAAGGGCGAGGTGATCACCAATGCCGATGGCACACCTGCCGCCGATCCCAAGCGCCCCATTCTGGCCGAGGGGCGCGTGCGCTACGTGGGCGAGCCGATTGCCTGTGTGATTGCTGAGACGCTGGCACAGGCCAAAGATGCCGCCGAGCTAATCGCGTTCGATTTTGATGATTTACCTGTGCATGTCGGTCTTGAGACGGGCGGGCCACAGATCCACGATGAGGCCCCCGAAAATATCGCCTATGACTACGAAAAGGGCGATGGGGCGTCCGTGGCCGCCGTTATGGCCACCGCCGCCCACCGCGTCACCGTACCCGTGATGGACAACCGTGTTCTGATCGTACCGATGGAGCCGCGCGGGGCCTTTGCCGAATGGGGCGACGATGGCCGCGTTCACCTGTGTTTTGGCGGACAAGGCGTGTGGGGGATGAAGGACGATTTGGCCGATAACCTCGGTATTGACCGCGAACGTGTGCGCATCACCAACCCCGATGTGGGCGGCGGATTTGGCCTCAAAGGCATGCCGTTCCCCGAGTACTTTATGATTGCCGCCGCCTCCAAACACATCGCGCGTCCCGTGCGGTGGATGTCCGAGCGCACCGAGGGCATGTTGTCGGATCACGCGGGCCGCGATCTGATTTCGACCTGTGAATTGGGCTTTGACGCCGATCACAAACTCATTGCCTACAGTGTCGATACGATTTCCAACCTTGGGGCCTATAATTCGCACTACGGCCAGCCGATCCAGTCGGAGCTGTTCGAAAAGGTCTTGATGGGCACCTATGATTGCCAAGCGGCGTTTTTGCGCGTGCGCGGCATTTACACCAATACCTCGCTCGTGGATGCGTACCGTGGCGCGGGGCGTCCCGAGGCGATTTTTGCCCTTGAGCGCGCAATGGATCAAGCGGCGCGCGAGTTGGGTGTTGATCCTGTGACCCTGCGCCGCAAAAACTTCATCGCTGCCGATGCCTTTCCCTACCGCACCGCCACGGGCGAACTCTATGATGTGGGTGATTTCAACAAAGTGATGGACCGTGGATTGGCCGAGGCCGATTGGGACGGATTTGCCGCGCGCAAAGCGGCGTCCGAGGCGGCGGGCAAACTGCGCGGACGGGGGCTTTGTTACTACATCGAAAGCATCCTTGGCGATCCGGATGAATGGGCGCATGTCGAATTTCGCGACGATGGCGGTGTGAATCTTTATGTCGGAACCCAGTCAAACGGGCAGGGCCACGAGACGGTCTATGCCCAGTTTTTGGCCGATCAAACCGGCATTCCCGCAGCCTTGATTGACGTGATCCAAGGCGACAGTGACCGTATCCCATCGGGTGGCGGCACAGGCGGATCGCGCTCTGTGACCACGCAAAACAACGCCACGCTCAAAACCGTGGGCACCCTCGTGACCGACATGAGCGCCTTTCTCAAAGCCGAATTTGGCGGCGAGGTGACATTTGACGACGAACGGTTCCGCGTTGAGGGCACCAACGAGACGCCCACCATGCTAGAGGCTGCGGCTTTGGCGCGCGACAAAGGCCGTGATGATCTCTTGTCCGTGCGCGAACAGGCCGAAATCGAAGGGCGCTCCTACCCCAACGGGTGTCACATCGCAGAGGTGGAAATTGACCCCGAGACGGGCGAGACCAAGGTGGTGAAATACTCCGTGGTCGACGATTTTGGCAATCTGATCAACCCGATGTTGGCCGAGGGTCAGGTCCATGGCGGCGTGGCCCAAGGCATCGGACAGGCGCTCACCGAGATGTGCGTCTATGACGATGAGGGCCAACTCGTCACCGCGTCCTTCATGGATTACGCGATGCCCCGCGCCGACGATATGCCCTTTGTCAAATTTGTCTCCGAACCCGTGCCCTCGACCCATAACGTTATGGGGATGAAAGGCTGCGGTGAGGCGGGCACCGTGGGCGCGCTGGCCGCCGTGGCCAACGCCGTGGCGGATACGCTTTGGCCGCTTGGTGTGCGCCGCATCGACATGCCGTTCACACCGCAAAAGGTCTGGCGCGCGGTGAACGGCGCTAAAGAAAGCGAGCAATTTGCCGCACAGTAA
- a CDS encoding inositol monophosphatase family protein, whose amino-acid sequence MQGSANLNVMIKAARIAGRSLIKDFREVENLQVSTKGAGDFVTKADESAEEIIREMLMEARPTYGYVGEETEEIEGKDPTRRWIVDPLDGTTNFLHGLPHWAVSIALEHRGEIVSAVVFDAAKGELFWAEKGAGAWMNDQRIRVSGRQKLIESIFATGLPFAGRSDLPATLKDLARVLPATAGVRRYGAASLDLAYVAAGRYDGFWERRLKIWDMAAGILLVKEAGGLVEAIDPAGDVLLDCEVLCSNEPLFDKFAKMVRNQ is encoded by the coding sequence ATGCAAGGCAGCGCAAACCTCAACGTGATGATCAAGGCCGCTCGGATCGCGGGCCGTTCGTTGATCAAAGACTTCCGTGAGGTCGAGAACCTTCAGGTGTCGACCAAGGGTGCGGGTGACTTCGTAACCAAAGCCGACGAAAGCGCCGAAGAGATCATTCGCGAGATGCTCATGGAAGCGCGCCCGACCTATGGCTATGTGGGCGAAGAGACCGAAGAGATCGAAGGAAAAGACCCGACACGCCGTTGGATCGTTGACCCGCTCGACGGCACCACCAACTTTTTGCACGGCTTGCCGCATTGGGCCGTGTCCATCGCCCTTGAGCACCGTGGGGAAATCGTCTCCGCCGTTGTGTTCGACGCGGCAAAGGGCGAATTGTTCTGGGCCGAAAAGGGCGCAGGCGCATGGATGAATGACCAACGTATCCGCGTCTCCGGTCGTCAAAAGCTCATCGAATCGATCTTTGCAACGGGTCTACCGTTTGCCGGTCGCTCCGATTTGCCTGCAACCCTCAAAGACCTCGCACGCGTGCTGCCCGCTACCGCCGGTGTGCGCCGCTACGGCGCGGCCTCGCTTGATCTCGCATACGTGGCGGCTGGTCGCTACGATGGGTTTTGGGAACGCCGCCTGAAAATCTGGGACATGGCTGCGGGCATCTTGCTTGTGAAAGAGGCCGGTGGTCTGGTTGAGGCGATCGACCCCGCTGGTGATGTGCTTTTGGATTGCGAAGTTTTGTGCTCCAACGAGCCACTTTTTGACAAGTTCGCCAAAATGGTGCGCAACCAATAA
- a CDS encoding Lrp/AsnC family transcriptional regulator encodes MDDLDQKILSALAVDSSTSVSRLARRFKVARSTVQARLEKMETNGTIAGYTIKLGDVILARRVRATVLIECEARTTASVVVKLKAIPEVVMVATATGRVDLIAELACESTEEIDTTLEQISAISSVHDIESLIHLSTKFDRSI; translated from the coding sequence ATGGACGATCTCGACCAAAAGATTCTCTCGGCACTCGCCGTTGACAGCTCCACCTCTGTGTCGCGACTGGCGCGCCGGTTCAAAGTGGCGCGCTCTACCGTCCAAGCCCGATTGGAGAAAATGGAGACGAACGGTACAATCGCGGGCTACACGATCAAGCTTGGCGATGTGATTTTGGCGCGCCGTGTGCGCGCCACCGTCCTCATTGAATGCGAGGCCCGCACAACCGCGTCCGTGGTTGTGAAACTCAAGGCGATTCCCGAGGTTGTCATGGTGGCGACCGCCACGGGGCGCGTTGATTTAATTGCCGAGCTTGCGTGCGAATCCACCGAAGAGATCGACACCACACTCGAACAGATCAGCGCGATTAGCAGTGTTCATGACATTGAAAGCCTGATTCACCTCTCAACGAAATTTGACCGTTCCATCTAA
- a CDS encoding type III PLP-dependent enzyme codes for MGLSNNIWASPADYLRNHAPEHPVLFFSPEILQANAHRFLSGFPGFVTYAVKANPDEAVLQNLVNAGICGFDVASPVEIDTIARLAPHAAMHYNNPVRSRSEIKHAVKAGVKSYSVDSRSELEKLGELVPSEGVEIAVRFKLPVDGAAYNFGAKFGATVDLARDLVMRAQALGFTVSLTFHPGTQCTDPAAWASYIHAAAGIGRDTGVRINRLNVGGGFPSHRLNDVIPQLDATFALIDRVTDEAFGADRPALVCEPGRALVAESYALATRVRAIRDDAHVFINDGIYGALSELHLVGVIDRIDAFGPEAQLRTGDPVLRTVFGPTCDSTDKLPSEIGFPCDMQEEDHVIFYGVGAYSVATATRFNGFGNLTVEIVQSQTCALRALAA; via the coding sequence ATGGGGCTCTCTAACAATATCTGGGCATCGCCCGCTGACTACCTGCGCAACCATGCTCCCGAGCATCCGGTTCTGTTTTTCTCGCCCGAAATCCTTCAGGCCAACGCGCATCGTTTCTTGTCCGGCTTTCCGGGTTTTGTGACCTACGCGGTCAAGGCAAACCCAGATGAGGCTGTGCTCCAGAACCTCGTAAACGCAGGTATCTGCGGTTTTGACGTGGCCTCGCCCGTTGAAATCGACACGATTGCGCGCCTCGCGCCCCATGCCGCAATGCACTACAACAACCCTGTGCGTTCGCGCTCCGAGATCAAACACGCCGTAAAAGCAGGTGTGAAATCCTATTCCGTCGATAGCCGCTCCGAGTTGGAAAAACTTGGCGAGTTGGTGCCGTCCGAGGGCGTGGAAATTGCTGTGCGCTTCAAGCTGCCCGTCGATGGCGCGGCCTATAACTTTGGCGCGAAATTCGGCGCAACTGTTGATTTGGCCCGTGATCTTGTCATGCGTGCTCAGGCTCTTGGCTTTACCGTGTCGCTCACCTTCCATCCGGGCACACAGTGCACCGACCCTGCGGCATGGGCGTCCTACATCCACGCCGCTGCGGGCATTGGACGCGACACAGGCGTGCGCATCAATCGCTTGAACGTGGGCGGCGGGTTCCCCTCGCACCGTCTCAACGATGTGATCCCACAGCTGGACGCAACCTTTGCGCTGATCGACCGCGTGACCGACGAGGCCTTTGGCGCGGATCGTCCTGCACTCGTGTGCGAGCCGGGCCGTGCGCTTGTGGCTGAAAGCTATGCGCTTGCCACGCGTGTGCGCGCCATTCGCGACGATGCACATGTGTTCATTAATGATGGCATCTACGGCGCATTGTCCGAGCTGCACCTCGTTGGCGTCATCGACCGTATCGACGCATTCGGCCCCGAGGCGCAGCTGCGCACCGGCGATCCCGTCTTGCGCACCGTGTTCGGCCCGACCTGTGACAGCACCGACAAACTACCGTCCGAAATCGGCTTTCCATGCGATATGCAAGAAGAGGATCACGTGATCTTCTACGGTGTCGGGGCCTACTCTGTGGCGACCGCAACACGTTTTAACGGGTTTGGAAACCTCACCGTTGAGATCGTGCAAAGCCAGACCTGCGCCCTGCGCGCACTTGCGGCTTAA